DNA sequence from the Oxalobacteraceae sp. CFBP 8761 genome:
CGCTGTCGAAGCAGCGCCTGCGCGGCGCCCAGATCAAGGCCGACATGCGCGGCCATGTCGCCGAACTGCTGGCCAAGTCGGTCACCGGCCATGCGCTCGACAAGCAGCTGACGGGCGACGACCAGCGCCTGCTGCTCGATTACCTCAAGCACGAAGGAGCGCTGGACGCCGGCGACCTGGCCTACAAGGGCCGCAGCGGCCGTGGTTTTGCCACCAACCCCGGCGCGGGGCTGGTGCCGGGCGCCGGCACACCGTCCGATCCGCTGGCGTTTCACGATCTGCTGGCTGCCCGGGTCGGCAAGGTCTACAGCGCCGTGCAGGAGTTCCCGATGCACGCCACGATGTTCCAGCCGGTCGGCGGCATGGACGCGATCCCACGCGCCTTCGCCAGCCGGCTGGGCGGCCGCATCCGCTACCACGCCGAAGTCCAGCGCATCCGCCAGGGCGACGACAAGGTCACGATCGACGTGTGTGACACGGCCAGCGGCGCGCTCTCGCGCGTCACGGCCGACTATTGCCTGTGCACGGTGCCGCTGTCGGTGCTGCGCATGATCGACACCGATTTTTCCGACGGATTCAAGGCCGCGATCAAGGCCGTCCCGTACGCGCCGGTCGGCAAGATCGGCCTTCAGATGAAGCGCCGCTTCTGGGAAGAAGACGACCATATCTACGGTGGCCACGTGCTGACCGACCTGAAAGGGATCAACACGATCTCGTTGCCGTCCGGTGGCTGGCAGCAGAAAAAGGGTGTCGTGCTGGGCTATTACCACTACGCGCTCGACGCCATTGAAGTGAGCGGGATGGCACCTAGCGAACGGACCGAGTTCGCACTCGCGGCCGGTGAAAAGATCTT
Encoded proteins:
- a CDS encoding flavin monoamine oxidase family protein: MNAWGMGIASRTTTPPVLAGSGKGKKVVVLGAGLAGLTAAYELGKLGYEVQVLEARPYAGGRCQTARKDFKLHELGGEAQQCRFDAGQYINHGPWRIPLDHQSTLYYARQFKVPLEVMVNENDHAYVYLEDGGPLSKQRLRGAQIKADMRGHVAELLAKSVTGHALDKQLTGDDQRLLLDYLKHEGALDAGDLAYKGRSGRGFATNPGAGLVPGAGTPSDPLAFHDLLAARVGKVYSAVQEFPMHATMFQPVGGMDAIPRAFASRLGGRIRYHAEVQRIRQGDDKVTIDVCDTASGALSRVTADYCLCTVPLSVLRMIDTDFSDGFKAAIKAVPYAPVGKIGLQMKRRFWEEDDHIYGGHVLTDLKGINTISLPSGGWQQKKGVVLGYYHYALDAIEVSGMAPSERTEFALAAGEKIFPAYRASYESSFSVAWHRVQYSLGGWAEWTDAARKSAYPILLDGERRVLLAGEHLSYLTGWQAGAIESAWQQVEALHRRASA